One window from the genome of Leptospira broomii serovar Hurstbridge str. 5399 encodes:
- a CDS encoding ABC transporter permease: MNQIYHLVTIQLKEFYREPGIIFWAFVFPIAIAGVLGLAFTTHGVPVARVAIISSSPNSAILSQRIEAAFAKTDGGDLHGLGVINPILLSEEAAIKALKRGELNILVKEQPDGNLEYSFDPKNASAQRDYLLLSNALLAESKNVAIKSSIRTLDSKGTRYIDYLVPGMLAMGVMNSCLWGVGWNLIEMRMKKLLRRMSATPMNKLGFVLSFFFTRLIVTIVESIIFLSFTFLVFDNAFVGSIPGAVLIYLMGNFTFACIGILVGSRAQSSQVGNGLVNAVTFPMMVLSGIFFSYKNFPDIVLPFVKNLPLTLMADSLRAVFIEGAGLIESLPACGLLFLFGTVFLTLGLRIFRWS, encoded by the coding sequence ATGAATCAGATTTATCATTTAGTCACTATTCAGTTAAAAGAATTTTATCGGGAACCCGGGATTATTTTTTGGGCCTTCGTATTTCCCATCGCAATTGCAGGAGTATTGGGATTAGCTTTTACGACACACGGCGTCCCAGTCGCGAGAGTCGCAATCATATCGTCTTCTCCTAACTCAGCAATTCTTAGTCAACGAATCGAAGCCGCATTTGCTAAAACGGATGGCGGGGATCTACACGGATTAGGGGTGATTAACCCGATTTTACTTTCGGAGGAAGCCGCAATCAAAGCGCTGAAGCGCGGTGAACTGAATATATTAGTGAAAGAACAACCCGATGGAAATTTGGAATATTCGTTTGATCCTAAAAACGCCAGCGCTCAACGAGACTATCTTTTACTATCGAATGCGTTACTTGCAGAATCTAAAAATGTAGCAATAAAATCTTCTATTCGAACGTTAGATTCTAAGGGGACGAGATACATAGATTATCTAGTTCCAGGCATGCTTGCGATGGGTGTAATGAATTCCTGTTTATGGGGTGTCGGTTGGAATCTCATAGAGATGAGGATGAAAAAATTGCTCCGGCGAATGTCCGCGACGCCAATGAACAAACTCGGGTTTGTTTTATCTTTCTTTTTTACGCGACTTATCGTTACGATTGTGGAATCGATTATCTTTCTATCTTTTACCTTTCTCGTGTTTGATAACGCTTTCGTAGGTTCCATTCCAGGCGCGGTTCTTATTTACTTAATGGGAAATTTTACGTTTGCCTGTATCGGAATTTTGGTAGGTTCCCGAGCCCAAAGTTCGCAAGTTGGGAACGGTTTGGTAAACGCTGTGACCTTTCCCATGATGGTCTTATCCGGTATCTTTTTCAGTTATAAAAATTTTCCGGACATTGTTCTTCCATTCGTTAAGAATTTGCCTCTTACATTAATGGCGGATTCGTTGCGAGCGGTATTTATCGAGGGAGCGGGCTTGATCGAAAGTCTACCCGCCTGCGGTTTACTATTTTTATTCGGCACGGTTTTTTTGACATTGGGACTTCGTATTTTCCGATGGTCCTAA
- a CDS encoding ABC transporter ATP-binding protein — protein sequence MNTNQSIISVKNVSKKFKDVVAVNDLSLEIGKAEFVALLGPNGAGKTTLIEMLEGIQSPDSGGITLLGKTWKNNETFLRSKIGLALQETRFMDRATVWETLKLFGSFYKVGESRMAEILRLTDLEEKKETYVNSLSGGQRQRLALGVSIMNKPEILFLDEPTTGLDPGARRDIWRILEDLKKEGTTMILTTHYMEEAEVLCERIIVMNKGVILDQGSLSDLLGKLGGGEIVRFTLENGQNPESSLPVSGKSKFLWDAGTKQGRVFVDKITEYLPLMLDSFSKSGISLKELECHKKTLDDLFLSMTGRGLEE from the coding sequence GTGAACACAAATCAATCCATTATCTCGGTAAAAAACGTAAGCAAAAAATTCAAAGACGTAGTCGCAGTGAACGACCTTTCGTTAGAAATCGGCAAAGCTGAATTCGTCGCCTTGCTCGGCCCAAACGGCGCAGGAAAGACCACGCTGATAGAAATGTTGGAAGGGATTCAAAGTCCTGACTCCGGGGGAATCACTCTCTTAGGAAAAACTTGGAAGAACAATGAAACTTTTTTAAGAAGCAAAATCGGTCTAGCTCTCCAAGAAACTAGATTCATGGATCGGGCAACGGTATGGGAAACTCTTAAATTATTCGGAAGCTTTTATAAAGTCGGCGAATCTCGCATGGCCGAAATTCTTCGACTCACTGATCTGGAAGAGAAAAAGGAAACGTACGTAAATAGTCTCTCCGGCGGTCAACGACAAAGATTGGCCTTGGGTGTCTCCATAATGAATAAGCCTGAAATACTCTTTCTAGACGAGCCCACGACGGGATTGGATCCCGGTGCGAGGCGGGATATTTGGAGAATTTTGGAAGATCTTAAAAAAGAAGGGACTACCATGATTCTTACGACTCATTATATGGAAGAAGCGGAAGTCTTGTGCGAGAGAATCATTGTCATGAATAAAGGAGTAATTCTAGATCAGGGGAGTTTGTCTGACCTGCTTGGAAAGTTAGGCGGTGGAGAAATCGTTCGATTTACCCTTGAAAATGGACAAAATCCGGAGTCCTCACTTCCTGTATCAGGAAAATCTAAGTTTCTCTGGGATGCGGGTACGAAGCAAGGACGGGTGTTTGTGGACAAAATTACCGAGTATCTACCTCTTATGTTGGATTCATTTTCGAAATCGGGAATTTCCTTAAAAGAATTAGAATGCCATAAAAAAACTTTAGACGATCTGTTCCTTTCGATGACTGGAAGGGGTCTGGAAGAATGA
- a CDS encoding patatin-like phospholipase family protein, producing MPIIDDTEFLSRKSTDSNHKLGDVLQGIWIENEICFSIAGGGCKAFYGLGIGHELKSWGLKLTQVSGVSAGAAMVLCLLCESEEESVAFFERIVRKNPRNFYFTKLFSDERAFPHEEMYRRTIRFGMDFPKIIKSGAKVYIHTIRAFPKRDSLKNTFRLARLIAETGKAFLEDERDRGRGLHTERTFRVLRNWNMKEVLYTEADFHDPNTIEQIILNSSSIPPVVSFQKHRKEYYLDGGLTNNLLLETFPPNSKVIGVHYEPTTLVGKDRHLLDRCLLITPSRPLPITSFDYTNAKGVRETYELGKSDALKNKGRILEYLKKSWVKRAGKFRLNS from the coding sequence ATGCCAATCATAGATGACACAGAATTTCTTTCCAGAAAATCTACAGACTCGAATCATAAGTTGGGGGACGTACTCCAAGGCATTTGGATAGAAAATGAAATTTGCTTTTCTATTGCCGGCGGCGGTTGTAAGGCTTTTTACGGGCTTGGAATCGGGCACGAACTAAAATCTTGGGGACTTAAGCTCACTCAAGTCTCCGGTGTTTCTGCCGGAGCCGCAATGGTATTATGTTTATTATGCGAATCGGAGGAAGAGTCGGTTGCATTTTTTGAACGAATCGTTCGAAAGAATCCTCGTAATTTTTACTTTACGAAGTTGTTTAGCGATGAACGTGCATTTCCGCATGAGGAGATGTACCGACGGACGATTCGATTCGGTATGGATTTCCCGAAGATAATAAAATCGGGAGCTAAGGTCTATATTCATACGATTCGGGCATTTCCGAAACGTGATTCATTAAAAAATACGTTTAGATTAGCTCGGTTGATTGCGGAAACCGGAAAAGCTTTTTTGGAAGATGAAAGGGATCGAGGTCGCGGATTGCATACGGAGCGCACGTTTCGAGTTCTCAGAAACTGGAATATGAAGGAAGTATTGTACACTGAAGCCGACTTTCATGATCCGAATACGATCGAGCAGATTATTTTGAATTCCTCTTCCATACCCCCGGTAGTTTCATTTCAGAAACACAGAAAAGAATACTATTTGGACGGCGGACTAACAAATAATCTACTTTTAGAAACGTTTCCGCCTAATTCGAAAGTGATCGGAGTTCATTACGAACCGACTACGCTCGTGGGAAAAGATCGCCACTTACTGGATCGGTGTCTTTTAATCACTCCTTCCCGACCGCTTCCCATAACTTCCTTTGATTATACGAACGCAAAAGGAGTTCGTGAAACATATGAATTGGGAAAGAGCGATGCGCTAAAAAACAAGGGCCGAATCCTCGAATATCTAAAGAAAAGTTGGGTTAAACGCGCAGGAAAATTTCGCTTGAACTCATAA
- a CDS encoding class I SAM-dependent RNA methyltransferase, with protein MSAEKNRSKGLKKSARNSETRRKEIFLSREVSDIAVEKWANLGTAIAHLDGKTVFVKAGIPGEFVKIKIEKETSSLIWGTVISVSRAAQSRISSDCASFPECGGCSYRHISYDDELKIKEELLLETLDGIGKLDRSRIPELKVLSGPSEAYRNTAQIKLQKSGQSLIAGFFKENSNTLVKFPTDGCKHLPNEMNEYIKNSLEKKIVKNRIKEFELRFSSGEVIEYKEEAVDIGPYLEERIRWKIPPGGFTQVNRFLIEPWLQMIRSWIPEKSGAILELYCGAGLISLSISSKIEKLFGFELSNSSVLSARENAKRSGKLNLEFQTLNLERNFPSSEVASQAAIWILNPPRSGASKKVLHSIEEYKPPTLIYSSCNHTTLARDLRELTLIGYRIRNIALVDFFPRTQHFEILVQTIL; from the coding sequence ATGAGTGCGGAAAAGAACCGTTCGAAGGGTCTAAAAAAATCCGCTAGAAATTCGGAAACTCGGAGAAAGGAAATTTTTCTTAGTCGCGAAGTCTCGGATATCGCCGTTGAAAAATGGGCGAATCTAGGAACGGCAATCGCCCATTTAGACGGGAAAACCGTTTTTGTTAAAGCCGGAATTCCGGGTGAATTCGTTAAAATTAAAATCGAAAAAGAAACATCTTCTCTGATATGGGGAACAGTTATATCAGTAAGTCGTGCAGCACAATCCCGTATTTCAAGTGATTGCGCATCGTTTCCGGAATGCGGTGGATGCTCTTATCGTCATATCTCCTATGATGATGAACTTAAAATCAAAGAAGAATTATTATTAGAAACTTTAGATGGAATCGGGAAGCTAGATCGCTCGCGCATTCCGGAATTGAAAGTATTAAGCGGACCAAGCGAAGCCTACCGTAATACCGCACAAATTAAACTTCAGAAATCGGGTCAGTCGTTGATTGCGGGCTTTTTTAAGGAAAATTCAAACACACTTGTGAAATTTCCTACTGACGGTTGCAAACATCTTCCCAACGAAATGAACGAATATATTAAAAATTCTTTGGAAAAGAAAATAGTTAAAAACCGAATCAAGGAGTTCGAGCTTCGATTTTCCTCCGGAGAAGTGATCGAATACAAGGAGGAGGCAGTCGATATCGGTCCATATCTCGAGGAGCGAATACGATGGAAAATACCTCCCGGCGGATTTACTCAAGTGAATCGATTTCTAATCGAACCTTGGCTACAGATGATCCGATCCTGGATTCCGGAAAAGTCAGGGGCAATCCTAGAGCTTTATTGTGGTGCAGGTCTTATAAGTTTATCAATATCTTCTAAAATCGAAAAACTCTTCGGTTTTGAACTGTCGAATTCATCGGTCTTGAGCGCTCGCGAGAATGCAAAACGATCCGGTAAATTGAATCTCGAATTTCAGACATTGAATTTAGAGCGGAATTTTCCGTCCTCCGAAGTCGCGTCACAAGCCGCTATTTGGATTTTGAATCCTCCGAGATCGGGAGCTTCCAAAAAAGTTTTGCATTCTATAGAAGAATATAAGCCGCCAACTCTTATTTATTCCAGCTGCAATCATACGACCTTGGCCAGGGACTTGAGGGAATTGACTTTAATCGGTTATCGAATTAGAAATATTGCGTTGGTGGACTTCTTTCCAAGAACTCAGCATTTTGAAATTTTAGTTCAAACAATACTATAG
- a CDS encoding DUF4870 domain-containing protein: protein MSSQRFNTREFLEDLKRLLQGDDYPNSFAAISYIPFFGWALPWFFRKQQEICRFHAVQAMKLNSGFVFLYLVVWFLREFPILSSILKLIKANPVVTDFLSYTAWSLLTIYSLIGAIQAYQGKNYVLPFFPEIENEVRKILGKIRGTQG, encoded by the coding sequence ATGTCCTCCCAGAGATTCAACACCCGGGAATTCCTGGAAGATTTAAAACGCCTCTTACAAGGGGATGATTATCCCAATTCATTCGCGGCAATTTCTTACATACCTTTCTTCGGATGGGCTTTGCCTTGGTTTTTTAGAAAGCAGCAGGAAATTTGCCGGTTTCACGCCGTACAAGCGATGAAACTAAATTCCGGATTCGTATTTTTGTATTTAGTAGTCTGGTTTTTACGGGAATTCCCGATTTTGAGTTCCATCTTAAAATTAATTAAAGCGAATCCAGTCGTCACCGACTTCTTAAGTTACACCGCTTGGTCGTTACTTACGATTTACAGTTTAATCGGCGCAATACAAGCCTACCAAGGTAAAAATTACGTACTACCTTTCTTCCCGGAAATAGAGAATGAAGTTCGAAAGATACTCGGAAAAATTCGCGGAACTCAAGGCTAA
- a CDS encoding WbuC family cupin fold metalloprotein, whose protein sequence is MRPLNRQLIDEELFQKLLHDASNSPRRRVNRNFHELSESYQRFLNVLTRETYIQVHRHKNPPKPETFIILRGRLGFILFNEDGSIQEKHVLSSEGPVFGIDVQPGVYHSIVCLSQECICFEGKSGPYDPQTDKEFAIWSPSESDPKKTEYLEFLRNLF, encoded by the coding sequence TTGCGCCCGCTCAATAGACAGCTCATCGACGAGGAGCTATTCCAGAAACTCCTGCATGACGCTTCCAATTCACCTCGACGCAGAGTGAATCGAAACTTTCATGAACTTTCCGAATCATACCAGCGATTCCTGAACGTTCTCACCCGAGAAACCTACATCCAAGTCCATCGACACAAAAATCCTCCGAAGCCGGAAACATTCATAATCTTACGAGGTAGATTGGGTTTCATTCTCTTTAATGAGGATGGCTCCATTCAAGAAAAGCACGTATTGAGCTCCGAAGGACCTGTTTTTGGTATAGACGTTCAGCCGGGAGTTTACCATTCGATCGTATGCCTTTCCCAAGAATGTATCTGCTTTGAAGGAAAATCAGGTCCTTATGATCCTCAAACGGATAAGGAATTTGCGATTTGGTCGCCGTCCGAATCCGATCCTAAGAAAACAGAATATTTGGAATTTCTTAGAAATCTATTTTAA
- a CDS encoding lysophospholipid acyltransferase family protein — MEKEAKAYLTIRNFVAPFIGLAVNITAYGTENIVSNGKLILVCNHRSDMDPFILSYTFPRFISWVAAEYTFRIPIFRDLAKIAGGIPMSVDGKISLASIKMIQQVFKRGDVLGIFPEGHDYMVRNDFKKPMIDFHEGFAAFSIRNKVDILPCVIIPIEESYSDIPIPPIVRSFMGMPKDVCEIKKRAIYKKVKVVYGEKIDHTPYLAGSLDENLKRLSDEVRKRMLTLMEGQYAEA; from the coding sequence GTGGAAAAAGAGGCAAAAGCTTATCTTACAATTAGAAATTTCGTCGCACCGTTCATCGGATTGGCGGTAAATATCACCGCATATGGTACGGAAAACATTGTTTCTAACGGAAAGTTAATCTTAGTCTGTAATCATCGCTCGGATATGGATCCGTTCATTCTTTCTTACACATTCCCGCGGTTTATATCTTGGGTCGCCGCCGAATACACGTTCAGAATACCGATCTTTAGGGATCTTGCTAAGATAGCGGGAGGAATTCCGATGTCGGTGGATGGAAAAATTTCTCTAGCTTCGATTAAAATGATTCAACAGGTGTTTAAGCGTGGAGACGTCTTAGGAATTTTTCCGGAAGGTCATGACTATATGGTTCGGAACGATTTTAAGAAACCTATGATTGATTTTCATGAAGGTTTTGCAGCATTCTCGATCCGTAATAAAGTCGATATCCTCCCTTGTGTGATCATACCGATAGAGGAAAGCTATTCCGATATACCCATTCCTCCGATCGTACGTAGCTTTATGGGAATGCCGAAAGACGTTTGCGAAATCAAGAAGCGGGCAATATATAAGAAAGTTAAAGTAGTTTATGGAGAAAAAATCGATCATACTCCGTACCTCGCCGGGTCTTTGGACGAGAATCTGAAGCGATTATCCGACGAAGTCCGTAAGAGAATGTTGACGCTAATGGAAGGTCAGTACGCGGAAGCCTAA
- the dapF gene encoding diaminopimelate epimerase, which yields MAKVQFTKMEGIGNDYIYIDATSNELKLNPQQIQKLSDRNFGIGGDGVIFIRSSTNGDFQMDMYNADGSSSEMCGNGIRCVAKYVFDHGLTTKKNPIIETGAGLLKVDLTVGQNNKVELVSVDMGKPILVPAQIPVKWKNENPIVDQLLDIAGQNLKFTAVSMGNPHCVIFVDDPDTFPVREIGPLIENKIELFPRKVNVEFVSLRGKDHLYQRTWERGAGETLACGTGACAVMTAAHLSGRAGKDVRIDLRGGSLRIQWLENDHVLMTGPAKEVFTGTVEI from the coding sequence TTGGCAAAAGTTCAGTTCACAAAAATGGAAGGGATCGGCAACGATTACATTTACATCGATGCCACTTCTAATGAACTTAAATTGAATCCGCAGCAAATTCAAAAACTCTCGGATCGAAACTTTGGAATCGGAGGAGATGGCGTTATTTTCATTCGAAGCTCGACTAATGGCGACTTCCAAATGGATATGTATAACGCGGATGGTTCCTCATCCGAGATGTGTGGAAACGGAATTCGTTGTGTCGCAAAATACGTATTCGATCACGGACTAACTACGAAGAAAAATCCTATTATTGAAACCGGAGCCGGACTCTTGAAAGTCGATTTGACCGTAGGTCAAAATAACAAAGTAGAGTTAGTTTCCGTCGACATGGGTAAACCGATTCTTGTCCCGGCTCAAATTCCGGTAAAATGGAAGAACGAAAACCCGATCGTTGATCAACTTCTCGATATTGCCGGTCAGAATTTAAAATTCACGGCAGTTAGTATGGGCAATCCTCATTGTGTAATTTTCGTCGATGATCCGGATACATTCCCTGTGAGAGAAATCGGGCCGTTGATAGAAAACAAAATCGAACTTTTCCCGAGAAAAGTGAACGTAGAATTCGTCAGTCTCAGAGGAAAAGATCATTTGTATCAGAGGACTTGGGAACGAGGTGCAGGGGAAACTCTAGCTTGCGGGACAGGTGCCTGCGCCGTTATGACTGCAGCTCACTTAAGCGGTAGAGCAGGGAAAGATGTTCGAATCGACCTAAGAGGAGGAAGCTTGAGAATTCAATGGCTCGAAAACGATCATGTGCTTATGACGGGACCGGCAAAAGAAGTATTTACCGGAACGGTTGAGATTTAG
- a CDS encoding class I SAM-dependent methyltransferase — MNRTCYLCGNEKNVILFIEKGIPIVRCSNCGHVFSTFKQDEHYQWYWGEEIGYDLTWWDVAHREIYKNFIDKFLLSAQGRILDVGCGLGFFIKTINDNRPGWEAVGYDVSEKAIDYAKNRNHLKDVHSGIVQLSNLPKASFDIITLWDVIEHIPRPHSLIEYLFSLLKPNGFLFLQTPNFPVQLIKARLKVMFFGMKPNNHYLEAKDHINNYSERTLKFLANQCGFSSVEFTMLKPIASISGMKSVIGAPLKKAFYFITLLIWHLSFRKVNINLTLFTLLRKK; from the coding sequence ATGAATCGCACATGTTATTTGTGTGGAAATGAAAAAAACGTTATACTCTTTATCGAAAAAGGGATTCCTATCGTCCGCTGCTCCAATTGCGGACACGTATTTTCCACGTTCAAGCAAGACGAACATTATCAATGGTATTGGGGTGAAGAAATAGGCTATGACCTAACTTGGTGGGATGTAGCCCATCGTGAAATTTACAAAAATTTTATAGATAAGTTTCTACTCTCTGCTCAGGGCCGAATTTTAGATGTCGGCTGCGGTTTAGGTTTTTTTATTAAAACAATCAATGACAATAGACCGGGATGGGAAGCTGTCGGCTACGACGTCTCTGAGAAAGCGATTGATTATGCCAAAAATAGAAACCATTTAAAAGACGTCCATTCTGGAATCGTTCAGCTTAGTAACCTACCTAAAGCGAGTTTCGATATCATTACCCTTTGGGACGTGATAGAACACATCCCTCGACCTCACAGTTTGATCGAATACTTATTCTCATTACTGAAACCGAACGGATTCCTATTTTTGCAAACGCCCAATTTCCCCGTTCAACTGATCAAAGCCAGACTGAAAGTTATGTTTTTCGGAATGAAACCAAACAACCACTATCTTGAGGCAAAAGATCATATAAATAATTACTCGGAAAGAACCTTGAAATTTCTCGCCAATCAGTGCGGGTTCTCCTCCGTAGAGTTTACGATGCTAAAACCGATTGCGTCAATCTCCGGGATGAAGTCCGTGATCGGGGCACCGTTAAAGAAAGCCTTTTATTTTATTACGCTCCTGATTTGGCATTTATCGTTTCGAAAGGTAAATATCAACCTCACTTTATTTACGCTGCTCCGGAAAAAATAA
- a CDS encoding HAD family hydrolase: MALLLDLDNTLFDSVAIYETTIKRLEKNAKEFGFTNSNQFRQFYNMARNETKRDLPKNPTNQLRILYFKKMSESLFGRTEPKWVLRLEALYFRYFLNGIKEWKLKNKKDFNKILRLLTQIAESRDIILLTNENLRTQILKLTVLFPKSFPYKLMTSQEAGAEKPARIIFEKAMEFDSRKNHPAYMIGDSFEGDIEGALHFGINAIYICSILQNKKGGNIVMEKKIHKLGEYWESPSLEAGLNFILSLDSGRVVTR, encoded by the coding sequence ATGGCACTTCTCCTAGATTTGGATAATACTCTCTTTGATTCGGTTGCGATTTATGAAACGACCATTAAACGATTGGAGAAGAATGCGAAGGAATTCGGATTCACAAATTCCAATCAATTTCGGCAGTTCTATAATATGGCACGAAACGAAACGAAACGAGATCTGCCTAAGAACCCGACCAACCAATTAAGAATACTTTATTTTAAGAAAATGTCGGAATCACTCTTTGGGAGAACGGAACCTAAATGGGTGCTTCGATTGGAAGCTTTATACTTTCGATATTTTCTAAATGGAATCAAAGAATGGAAACTTAAGAATAAGAAAGACTTTAATAAAATCCTACGTCTTCTTACTCAAATAGCGGAGAGTCGGGATATAATCCTGCTAACGAACGAGAATCTCAGGACTCAGATCTTGAAATTGACCGTTCTATTTCCAAAATCCTTTCCTTATAAACTGATGACTTCTCAAGAAGCGGGTGCAGAAAAGCCCGCACGTATTATTTTTGAAAAAGCCATGGAATTCGATTCGAGAAAGAATCATCCCGCATATATGATCGGTGATTCGTTTGAAGGCGATATCGAAGGGGCGCTTCATTTCGGAATAAATGCCATCTATATATGCTCCATCCTCCAGAATAAAAAAGGCGGAAATATCGTAATGGAAAAGAAGATTCATAAGCTTGGAGAGTATTGGGAATCTCCAAGCTTGGAAGCGGGATTGAATTTTATATTAAGTCTTGATTCAGGCCGCGTGGTTACTCGGTAA
- a CDS encoding NAD(P)-binding protein, with protein MNHDVFSRKVFLSTLVACASLLGLAGILKIRKQPIDGSILGPDKNLGHKLRSSSQVTSSKTDSIKTKVLIAGGGISGLSVGYYLKKSGFDDFLILDLEKEAGGNSRYEERSGFKFPWGAHYLPQPGKEAVLVRKFLEDIGLVVGKDSDGDPIYSETSLCFDPDERLFYQGRWQAGLFPRRSGEPDEQEYKFKRLLAFWKNQTGRDGKKPFTIPIDLSSRDPVFLKLDTIPFATYLKSEGIHSPEILWYADYCVRDDYGGNSESISAWAGLHYFCSRPHDEGEFPSVLTWPEGNGFLMEKLRSKSKDHIRTSQLVQRIRKSSKKWETAVYDNLSQTVTNYISDQVVYALPSFTRKYILGERDPFLNELQYSPWLVANLFVEEVPEGKGHPPAWENVIYKSAGLGYVVSTHQDLRAQRPQSVLTYYQEFGGKDTVASRRLMFEKTWKDWKDQILLDLKKPHPNIESLVSKLDIMTYAHAMIRPIPKFLWSGIREKLATSHDGLHFAHSDLSGLSIFEEALFRGHEAFKKIKLQIGKES; from the coding sequence ATGAATCACGACGTTTTTTCTAGAAAAGTATTCCTTTCTACACTCGTTGCCTGCGCTAGCCTTCTCGGACTCGCTGGAATTCTTAAGATTCGCAAACAACCCATCGACGGCTCTATCCTAGGACCGGACAAAAATCTAGGTCATAAACTTCGTAGTTCTTCTCAGGTTACGAGTTCAAAGACGGACTCGATTAAGACCAAAGTATTGATTGCTGGAGGAGGCATATCGGGTCTTTCGGTAGGATATTATCTCAAAAAATCGGGGTTCGATGATTTTCTCATTTTGGATTTGGAAAAGGAAGCCGGAGGAAATTCTCGCTATGAAGAGCGCTCCGGATTCAAATTCCCTTGGGGCGCCCATTACCTTCCCCAACCCGGTAAGGAAGCGGTACTTGTTCGAAAATTTTTGGAAGATATCGGACTCGTCGTCGGAAAAGATTCCGATGGAGACCCGATTTATTCCGAGACTTCCCTCTGTTTCGATCCGGATGAACGTCTTTTCTATCAAGGGAGGTGGCAGGCAGGACTCTTTCCCCGTCGTTCGGGCGAACCGGACGAGCAAGAATATAAGTTTAAACGTCTACTTGCTTTCTGGAAAAATCAAACCGGACGCGATGGAAAAAAACCTTTCACGATTCCGATAGACTTATCTTCGAGAGATCCGGTATTTTTAAAACTGGATACTATTCCCTTTGCTACCTATCTAAAATCGGAAGGGATTCATTCCCCGGAAATTCTATGGTATGCCGATTACTGCGTAAGAGACGACTACGGCGGAAATTCGGAAAGCATCTCGGCTTGGGCCGGCCTTCATTATTTTTGTTCCCGTCCACACGACGAAGGAGAATTTCCAAGCGTCTTAACATGGCCGGAGGGAAACGGATTTCTTATGGAGAAACTGAGGTCTAAATCGAAGGATCATATTCGAACTTCTCAATTAGTCCAAAGAATCAGAAAGTCTTCGAAAAAATGGGAAACCGCAGTTTATGATAATCTCTCCCAAACGGTTACGAATTATATATCCGATCAGGTTGTGTATGCGCTGCCTTCGTTTACGCGAAAATATATCTTAGGGGAGCGAGATCCCTTCCTAAACGAATTACAGTATTCTCCTTGGTTAGTAGCGAACCTCTTCGTTGAAGAAGTTCCGGAAGGAAAAGGTCACCCACCGGCATGGGAGAATGTCATTTATAAAAGCGCCGGACTCGGATATGTAGTATCTACTCATCAAGATCTTAGAGCACAAAGACCCCAGTCCGTGCTTACATATTACCAAGAGTTCGGAGGGAAGGACACCGTTGCGTCTCGCCGACTCATGTTCGAAAAAACCTGGAAAGATTGGAAAGATCAAATCCTACTGGATTTGAAAAAACCCCATCCTAATATAGAGTCCCTCGTTTCGAAATTGGATATTATGACATACGCGCATGCAATGATTCGCCCGATTCCGAAATTTCTATGGAGCGGCATTCGCGAAAAATTGGCGACTTCTCATGATGGGTTGCATTTTGCTCACTCCGATCTAAGCGGTCTCTCTATCTTTGAGGAGGCATTGTTTCGCGGGCACGAAGCATTCAAGAAAATTAAGCTCCAGATAGGAAAGGAAAGTTGA
- a CDS encoding VOC family protein translates to MIIVEGIDYIVIPTGDLDSSVKFYSELFDFETIEERTGEFAIIGLDSVNIKLLHTNGTKGALSEAKSPVLSFVLDVDDFTEAIVELESKSVQIVRGPEARDGGEFLHFLDPSGNILEINYKES, encoded by the coding sequence ATGATCATCGTAGAAGGAATCGACTATATCGTAATACCCACTGGAGACCTCGATAGCTCCGTGAAGTTCTATTCCGAGTTGTTCGATTTTGAAACCATCGAAGAACGGACCGGAGAATTTGCTATCATTGGTTTGGATTCCGTGAATATCAAATTGCTTCATACCAACGGTACTAAGGGTGCTTTGAGCGAAGCCAAATCTCCCGTATTGAGTTTTGTTTTGGATGTAGATGATTTTACGGAAGCAATCGTAGAACTCGAATCTAAATCCGTTCAGATCGTAAGGGGTCCGGAAGCAAGAGACGGTGGAGAATTCCTCCATTTCCTAGATCCTTCCGGTAATATTTTAGAAATTAACTACAAAGAAAGCTGA